GGGAGGACGTGCGGGAGCTGGCTTGCAGGACAGGAAAAAAGACCGATTGATGGACTGCTGAACACGCACCGCTCACCGCAAACCTCTTCACCCCCCCAGTGTAGGGCGGGGCGGTCCGGCGCGGGGTGAGGGAGGGACGGATTCGGGGTAGCTAAGGGGCAGGGACAGATCTCTTGGTTCGCGCCAGGTACACGAAAAGCCCCCAGCATCTCTGCCGGGGGCTTTTCGTGTTTTGTCCTGTGGTGCCGAGGATGGGATTTGAACCCACACACCTCGCGGCGCTAGTCCCTGAAACTAGTGCGTCTACCAATTCCGCCACCTCGGCATGCTGCTGATCCGGTGCTGCTCTTCCGCTTGGTAGCCGCGCCCGTGGGGGCGTTTCGGAAGGCTCGGTTACTTTACTGGCGACTTCGGAAACTGTCAATAGGTCTGTGGCCCCAGCCCATCACACACCACGTCAGACGAACGCCCCAACCCGCAGTGGGGCCAGGGCGTTCGGTTCCGTGAGGGACGTCAGGGGAGGCTCACGGCATTGGGAGACGCGAGGTCATAGGGTTACAGTGCCAGGATCGCGGCGAAGTCGCCGTTCAGGCCCTCGGGGAAGAAACCACCCTTGACCGCGTCCACCTTCAGGAAGACGATGTTGCCCACCTGACGGGGGGTGCGGCTGAAGGCAATCGAGTTGTTGTCGGCCAGCACGATGTTCGCGCCGCCCGCCGCATTCAGGATGCCCTGATCGACGTCGCTGGCCCCGTCCACGGCGTCGCGCAGGTTGCTGATGGCAGCCACGACGTCACTGACCTTGAGGGCAGGGGTCACCTGGGTGTTGCGCTGCTGGTAGAGCAGGGTGCGGATCTGCCCGGCGTGGTACGCCTCGACGGCCAGGATGCCGGCGGCATTTTCCAGGTTGCCGCCCGCCGAGGTATCGGTCAGCAACCGGGCCGCGCCCTTGTACGCGCTGACGCCCACGTCCTCGAAGATGAACGCGCCGTGCAGGAAGAACAGGTCATTGGCAAAGGGATTAAAGCCGGTGATCGCGCCGCCCGAGGCCGCGTTGCCCGCGGCCAGGAAGGCTGGCCCGAGGTCGATCATGGGCTGCGCCACCGCACCCTTACCCAGCACCGTGCGAATGATCCGCACGTGGTTCAGCTCGTCGGAGGCAATCTCGTTGGCGTAGGCGGCCACATCTGCCGATTCGAACTTGATGCCCGCGCCGCCCTTGCCGGTGAATCCGGCTGGCAGGATGACCTTGCTGCTGTCACCGCCCACCGCGTCCAATTCTTCCAGGCGGCCCACGGCGGCCAGGTAGAAGGCGGCTTCCAGGTATTCCAGGTTCAGGGCGAAGTTGAAGATGGTCCCGTCCAGGTTGGGCTTCTTGTCCATGCTGCCCTGGGCCATCGCGCCGCCGGTCATGCCGGGAGCGCAGCCTGCCAGCAGGGTGCCTGCGCCGACGGCGCCAGCGGCACCCAGGAATTTACGGCGGTTCAGCAGTTTCTCGTTGACTTCGTTGTTCGCGGGCTTGTTGCTCATGGGTCTTCCTCCAGGGGGTGAGAGACGGGGGACAGAGGGCACACAGTAAGGACGCAGGAGGGGTGAACCTGTTCGGTCAACGGGAAGCGGCCCCTCCTACCGTGTTGTCCTTCTGCCCAGCTATAAGCAGTCCCTTTCCGGTTGGATCAACATGAACACAAAACTAAAGATTGGGTAAAGCCTCACGTTCGAACCCGTTGGGTAGGGGCTGCAACGCATGGTGCTCATCTGGGTTCACCACGCGCAGTGTTAAGATGCTGGTCCTTCTGCCCCTGCTGGGTGGACCTGCGCGGTGGCCGCGCGCCGACGCAGTAGCGCGAAGGCCCCTCCTCCCAGCAAGGCCACCAGCAAGGCCCCGGCCAGGGCTACCCCCAGGGCGGCCCGCAAACCCGCGTGCTGGGCCACGAAGCCGATCAGCGGTGGCCCCAGCAGGAAGCCGCCGTAACCGATGGTGGCGACCTGTGCGATGCCACGCCCCGCCAGCGCGTGCCCAGCCGCGCCGTACAGCACCGGCACGACGTTGCTCAGCCCCAGGCCCGACAGGGCGAATCCGAAGGCCGCGAAGACTGGTCCCTGCGCCAGCAGCGCCAGGCCCAAGCCCAATGCTGTGACCGCCGAGCCAACCCGCACGATGGCCTCGTCGCCTAGCCGTCCGCGAGCCTGGTCCCCGAACCAGCGGCCCAGGGTCATGGTGACGACGAAAGCGGTGTAGCCGATACCGGCGCTGCCGCCCTCCTGTTTCAGGATGTCGCGGAAATACAGTGCGGCCCAGTCGTAATTGGCACCCTCGGAGAGCATGCCCAGAAAACACAGCAGGCCCAGCAGCAACGCGGCGGAGCTGATGCCCACGCGTCGGCGAGACGGCTGGGGCGAGGTTTCCTTTGCCGATGTGGCTGCGACGGGCTGGTCCGGCATCAGAAAGCGGCCTGCCAGAATGCCCGCCAGCGTGGTGACCCCCACCACGAGCAAGACATGCGTCAGCATCGGCACGCGGCCGACCAGCAGCGTCCCCAGCCCCGCCCCCAGCACCCCACCCAGGCTGAAGTAGGCGTGCAGGCGGCTCAGGACCGGACGTTTCAGAGTCTGTTCCACCGTCACTCCCTGGGCGTTCATCGCCACGTCCAGACTGCCGTTGGCCGCCCCCAGGAGCGTCAACGTGAGCACCAATCCCAGGTAATTGGGCACCAGGAAAGGCACGGCCAATGACAGCATGCACATCACCACCGCCACGCGCGTCACCGGCCCGCTGCCGTACCGCGCCGTCCAGCCGCCGGTCAGCGGCATGGTGATTAGGGCACCCAGGCCAATGGCCAGCAAGGCCCCACCGATCTGCGCCTCACTCAGTGTCAGGGCGTCGCGCAGGCCGGGAATATTGACCGCCCAGGTGGCAAAGAAGGCCCCGTTGACGAGAAAGATCAGGCTGACGGCGCGGCGGGCCGATTCGGCGTGGTCAGGATGGGTGTGCAGGGCGGTCATGTGAACTCCTTGGCGGATGAGATGGAGAAGCGGGATCTGCGGACGAAGGGCAGTTTGTCTCCGTTCCCCTTGGAAAAGACAGAGGCTGTTTCGACTCTGAAACGATTCAGTTGATCCTCAAGTGCGCTACCATTCTCCCATGATGCCGCCTGACCCTCCTCCAGAGTCCAGCCGGCGCATCACCCTGCGGGAGGTCGCGCGGGCGTTGGGGGTGAGTGTGGCGACCGTTAGCAACGCTTACAACCGCCCCGATCAGCTCTCGGCGACGCTGCGGGAGAGGGTATTGGAAACGGCCCGCTCGCTGGGCTACGGGGGGCCTGATCCGTTGGCGCGTAGCCTGCGGCGGGGCCGGACCGGCGTCATTGGCGTGGTGTACGACGCGCCGCTGGAGTACGCCTTCGCTGACCCCGCCGCCGCGCAGTTTCTGGGCAGTCTGGCGCAGTCGCTGCAGTCGGCCTCACTGAACCTGCTGCTGCTGGCCAGTCCTGGCGATCCCCAGGCCGACCCGCTGTCCCCGGTGCAGAGCGCCAGCGTGGACGGCCTGATCGTGTACAGCGCCGCGCAGAACAGCGAGTTGCTGCGCGCGGTGCTGTTGCGCGGCCTGCCGACGGTGCTGGTGGACCAGGACCACCACGCCCAGGCCGCCGGTGTGGGTATCGATGACGCCGGGGGAGCGGCGCAGGCCGCGCGGCACCTGCTGGAACTGGGCCATACCCAGATCGGCGTGCTGTGTCTGGAACTCGGTCCACGTCAGGGCGGTGGACGGGTCGCGCCGGGGCGGGAACAGCAGGTTGCCTATCACCCCAGCGCTGAGCGGCTACGCGGTTACCGGGAGACGGTAGGCGCGGTGACCGGATCGATTGAGGGCGCAGGGGTCAGGCTCTACCTGACTGAGGCCGAGCGCAACACTGTGCCCGAGGGCGAGGCCTGCGCGCTGGAACTGCTGGGCGCCGAACCGCAGATCACCGCCCTGCTGTGTATGAGCGACGTACTGGCCCAGGGCGCTCTGCGCGCCGCCCTGACCCTGGGCTGGCCGGTGCCGCAGCGCCTGAGCGTCATCGGCTACGACGATTCGCCGGGCAGCGCCGACCTGAACCTGACCACCGTGTGGCAACCCACCTCCGATAAGGGGAGGCAGGTAGGGCAGGCCATGCTGGCGTTGCTGAGCGGCCAGACGCCATCGGACGTGCGGCTCCCGACCCGTTTGGTGGTGCGTGGCAGTACGGCCCAGTGCCCCACCACCGGCTGACGACAAAATCGCGCCCACTGAGTTAGGGGCGCGGTTTTGTCGTTTTGGACATGGTCTTGGCGAGGGTCTTACCAGCGTTCTAGCTGGGGGCCTAGCGTTATTCTGGCAGCGTCAGGCGCAAGGCAGCGGCGTGCAGCATCTTCACGCCGGTTTCCAGGCTGGCCTCGTCAAGGGTAAACCGCGGGTGATGATGCGGCCAGCGGCTGTCCTCCTCATCACTGCCAGAGCCGACGTTGAAGTAGGCGCCAGGAGCTTTTTCCAGGTAGGCGCTGAAGTCCTCACCGCCCATGGTGGGTTTGGCATCGCGGAAATGGTCTGGCCCCACCGTCTCCAACGCAATTTCCTTGAGCTGCTCGGCCACCCAGTCGGTGTTGATCAGGGCGCGGTATCCGAATTCATACTTCAACTCGTAGGTGGCACCGTGGGCTTCGCAGACGCCCTTGATGATGCGTTCGATCAGCTTGGGCGCACGCTGGCG
This genomic interval from Deinococcus humi contains the following:
- a CDS encoding ferritin-like domain-containing protein, with product MSNKPANNEVNEKLLNRRKFLGAAGAVGAGTLLAGCAPGMTGGAMAQGSMDKKPNLDGTIFNFALNLEYLEAAFYLAAVGRLEELDAVGGDSSKVILPAGFTGKGGAGIKFESADVAAYANEIASDELNHVRIIRTVLGKGAVAQPMIDLGPAFLAAGNAASGGAITGFNPFANDLFFLHGAFIFEDVGVSAYKGAARLLTDTSAGGNLENAAGILAVEAYHAGQIRTLLYQQRNTQVTPALKVSDVVAAISNLRDAVDGASDVDQGILNAAGGANIVLADNNSIAFSRTPRQVGNIVFLKVDAVKGGFFPEGLNGDFAAILAL
- a CDS encoding MFS transporter, with translation MTALHTHPDHAESARRAVSLIFLVNGAFFATWAVNIPGLRDALTLSEAQIGGALLAIGLGALITMPLTGGWTARYGSGPVTRVAVVMCMLSLAVPFLVPNYLGLVLTLTLLGAANGSLDVAMNAQGVTVEQTLKRPVLSRLHAYFSLGGVLGAGLGTLLVGRVPMLTHVLLVVGVTTLAGILAGRFLMPDQPVAATSAKETSPQPSRRRVGISSAALLLGLLCFLGMLSEGANYDWAALYFRDILKQEGGSAGIGYTAFVVTMTLGRWFGDQARGRLGDEAIVRVGSAVTALGLGLALLAQGPVFAAFGFALSGLGLSNVVPVLYGAAGHALAGRGIAQVATIGYGGFLLGPPLIGFVAQHAGLRAALGVALAGALLVALLGGGAFALLRRRAATAQVHPAGAEGPAS
- a CDS encoding LacI family DNA-binding transcriptional regulator, with amino-acid sequence MMPPDPPPESSRRITLREVARALGVSVATVSNAYNRPDQLSATLRERVLETARSLGYGGPDPLARSLRRGRTGVIGVVYDAPLEYAFADPAAAQFLGSLAQSLQSASLNLLLLASPGDPQADPLSPVQSASVDGLIVYSAAQNSELLRAVLLRGLPTVLVDQDHHAQAAGVGIDDAGGAAQAARHLLELGHTQIGVLCLELGPRQGGGRVAPGREQQVAYHPSAERLRGYRETVGAVTGSIEGAGVRLYLTEAERNTVPEGEACALELLGAEPQITALLCMSDVLAQGALRAALTLGWPVPQRLSVIGYDDSPGSADLNLTTVWQPTSDKGRQVGQAMLALLSGQTPSDVRLPTRLVVRGSTAQCPTTG